In the genome of Paenarthrobacter ilicis, the window CGGTACTGACAATCCGCGAGCCTGGGCGCGGAAGGATCGGATGTCCTTGGGCAGGCAGCCTCCGCCGAAACCCAGTCCGGCGTGCAGGTAGCGGTTTCCGATGCGCGGATCCAGGCCCATGGCTTCGCTGAGTTCGCTCACGTCGGCGCCGGACGCGTCGCAGAGTTCGGCCATGGCGTTGATGAAGCTTACTTTGGTGGCCAGAAAGGCGTTGGAGGCCGACTTGATCAGCTCAGCAGTGGCGAAATTGCAGACCAGGCGCGGGATGCCGGCGCTGATCAACGGCTCGTACACAGCGTCCAAAACCGCGGTGACAGGAGCGCCGGCAGCGGCACCCTTGCCGCCCGGGACCCCGTACACCAAACGATCCGGGACCAAGGAATCCTTCACCGCGGTGCCTTGGCGGAGGAACTCTGGGTTCCAGCCGAGCAGCACGTCCGGGCGGCGGGCCAACACATCGCGCAGCTTCTCCACCGTGCCTACCGGCACTGTTGACTTACCGACGACGGCGGCGCCCCTCGCCAGATGCGGCAGCAGGCTCTTCGTAGCGCCCATCAGGTAGGACAGATCCGCGGTGTCCGAGGTCTTGGACTGTGGAGTGCCCACGCAGAGGAAGTGCACTTCAGCGTCGGCGGCAAGGGCGAAGTTCGTGGTGAATTCCAGCCGACCAGTGGTTCGGCCATCGCGCAGAAGCTCGTCCAGGCCTGGCTCATGGAAGGGAGCCAGCGCTTTATTGAGCTGTTCAACCTTGGAGGCATCGACGTCGATACCCACCACTGTGTGGCCCATGGAAGCGAGCGTTGCTGCGTGGACTGCGCCGAGGTAGCCGCAGCCGATCACGGAAATCTTCATGAAGTGGGTCCTTTGCTTGATGTCAGTTCGGTGGGCCCGGTTTCACGGGAGAAGGAATCGATGACGTCGTTGTAGTGACGCACCAACTCGGCGCTGAGGACGGGCCACGTCCGGCCTTGGACCGAAGCGTGCGCTGCCGCGGCGAACGCCCGGCGCTTGGCGTCGTCGCCCATCAGGTCCTGCACGTAAGCGCGCAGCTGGGCAAGGTTCCCGGGCTCGTACAACCAGCCGGTCCGCGAGTTCTCGACGAGGTCCAAGGGTCCGCCGCGGCCTGTCGCCACCACGGGAACGCCCGACGACATGGCTTCCTGGATGGTCTGGCAGAAGGTCTCGAACTCCCCGGGATGAACGAACAGGTCAAAGGAGGCAACGGCCTCGGCCAGCGCATCACCGCCAAGGAAGCCCGTAAATACAGCACCGGGCAGCTGTGCTTTAAGGGCCGCGCGCTGCGGACCATCACCCACGATCACCAGCTTCGTGTTGGGCAGATCAGCCAGCACCGCGAGATCCTCAACCTGCTTCTCCACGGCGAGCCGGCCGACGTAGCCGATGATCCGGTGACCGTCGGGCGCTACTGAGCTGCGCCACGCCGTCGAACGTTTGGTGGGATTAAAACGTGCGGTATCCACACCGCGGCGCCACATGTCCACGCGCAGGATGCCGCGTCCGCGCAACTGGTTCAGCGCGAACGTGGACGGCACAAGGGTTCGGGTGGCCAGGAGGTGGATGTTGTCCACGCGGTTCCAAGCCCAGTTCTCCAGGAACGGCACACCATAACGGGCTGCGTAGCTGGGAACTTCCGTTTGGTAGATCGCCACAGTCGGGATGCCCAGCTGGTGGGCGGCCTGCACGGCGCGCCAGCCGAGGACGAACGGGGAAGCAAGATGAACAACATCGGGGGAGAAGTCGGCAAGGATTCGCTTGACCCGACTCACACCACCCAACGCGACCCGCACATTCGTGTATCCGGCCAGCGGCACCGACGGAAGCCGGTGCACATACGCACCTTTCTCGACGCTCGAAACAGCAGTGTCCGACGTCGACGGCGCGATCACCATCACCTCATCCCCGCGCTCCTGCAGATGCTCCAGCACCCGCAGGATGGAGTGGGTTACCCCATTCATCAGTGGCAGGAATGACTCGGCGACGATTGCGATCCTCACGCCTCCTACGGTGGTTGGGACGGTTGGCCTCGCGGGTTCAAACGGGTGGCCTGTGGAGGAAGAGTGGGTTAACAGGTGGGGGCCTTTTTGTCGCGGCACCCGCGTAGACTTCCCGTATCCGACGTGCTGGGCGTCGAAAGTTCTGGGGGTTTTGCCATGGTTGTTGCTGGGGATGGTTCGCGCGCGCTTGAAAAAGGACGGAAGGGCGCACGACGGCGACGCCGGGCAGCGGCCGGTACTGTCGCCGTCGGTCTGGGGCTGGGCATGATGCTGGGAACCGCGGCGTCGCCGGCGCTGGCAGACGACGTCACCAACGTGATTCCCGTTGGTGAGCGGCCGACGTCTATCGCCGTCAACCCGGTGACAGACAAGGCGTACATCGTGACCGGGGAGGGCATCTCCATCCTGAGCGGCAGCCAGCCCGACGGAATGCTCTACACCGATGACAGGCCTTCGGATGTGGCCGTAAACCCCGTGACCAACAAGGTGTACATCAGCGAGGTTGGCGGATCGGTTGCCGTAGTGGACGGCGCCACCCGGGCGTCCACCTCGGTGCCTGTGGGCTCCTCCCCGGGGACCATCGCTGTAAACCCCGTGACCAACAAGATTTACGTGGGGGTGGACAACGGTGTCACCATGATCGACGGTGCCACGCTGAAAACCACTCCGTTGCCGCTTGCGGGCGCCCAGGAGATTTTTGTTAATGCCACCACCGGGAAGGTCTACGTCCTGGCTGGCGGGATCATCAAGGTGGTTGGCGCCGGCGGTACGGTCACGTCCACCATCAACATTGGCGCGGGCGGCATCTTGGATGTTGCCATCAACGAGCAAACCAACAAGATCTACTTCACCACCCTGGGCAAGTACGGAGCCAGCGTCCGGGTGATCGACGGCATCACGGACACTGTCACGGGCTCTGTTCCCACCACCAACAACGTGGGCAAGGTAGCCGTGAACCCGGTGACCAACACCATCTACGTCGCCGCGGACAGCACCTCCCTTGACGGCTTCGTGACGGTCATCGACGCCTCAACGCTGACCCAGACCGCTGAACTTCGCACCCCCACCCGAATCCGGGACATAGTGGTCAACTCTGCAAGCAACAAGGCCTACGCGCTCCTGGGCGGCAGGGGAGTGACCGTGGTTGACGGCGACAACACAGCAACGGCCCTTTTCTCCGGACAAGAACCCTCTGATGCGGCGGTCAACCCCACCACCGGCCGGGTATACGTCTCCAACAGCAACAGTGCCTCCGTATCCGTGATCGACGGCTCTGTTGCAGCGCCGGTCCGGAACGACTTCAACGGTGACTCCTTCCCTGATGTCCTGGCTAGGGATGCCTCCGGAGTTCTGTGGCTGTACCCAGGCAACGGGTCCGGCGGCTGGCTTCAGCGTGTCCAGGTAGGACAGGGCTGGAACGTCATGACCGCCATGATCGCGCCGGGCGACTTCAACGGTGACTCGAACGCCGACCTGCTGGCACGCGATACCTCGGGGACCATGTGGCTTTACCCGGGTAACGGAAAAGGCGGTTGGTTGCCGCGCGTCCAAGTGGGCCAAGGATGGGAAGG includes:
- a CDS encoding FG-GAP-like repeat-containing protein produces the protein MVVAGDGSRALEKGRKGARRRRRAAAGTVAVGLGLGMMLGTAASPALADDVTNVIPVGERPTSIAVNPVTDKAYIVTGEGISILSGSQPDGMLYTDDRPSDVAVNPVTNKVYISEVGGSVAVVDGATRASTSVPVGSSPGTIAVNPVTNKIYVGVDNGVTMIDGATLKTTPLPLAGAQEIFVNATTGKVYVLAGGIIKVVGAGGTVTSTINIGAGGILDVAINEQTNKIYFTTLGKYGASVRVIDGITDTVTGSVPTTNNVGKVAVNPVTNTIYVAADSTSLDGFVTVIDASTLTQTAELRTPTRIRDIVVNSASNKAYALLGGRGVTVVDGDNTATALFSGQEPSDAAVNPTTGRVYVSNSNSASVSVIDGSVAAPVRNDFNGDSFPDVLARDASGVLWLYPGNGSGGWLQRVQVGQGWNVMTAMIAPGDFNGDSNADLLARDTSGTMWLYPGNGKGGWLPRVQVGQGWEGMSAIEPINFFGNGFGDVVARDRVGTLWLYRGDGKGGWLPRMWVGSGWSGMSEITGAGDFNGDGVTDLVARDSAGALWLYPPTGSSGWLPRQQIGQGWNAMDSLVGPGDFDGDGREDILARNSSGELWLFSGQGGSAWPTAKRVGTGWGGMTAIL
- a CDS encoding glycosyltransferase, with amino-acid sequence MRIAIVAESFLPLMNGVTHSILRVLEHLQERGDEVMVIAPSTSDTAVSSVEKGAYVHRLPSVPLAGYTNVRVALGGVSRVKRILADFSPDVVHLASPFVLGWRAVQAAHQLGIPTVAIYQTEVPSYAARYGVPFLENWAWNRVDNIHLLATRTLVPSTFALNQLRGRGILRVDMWRRGVDTARFNPTKRSTAWRSSVAPDGHRIIGYVGRLAVEKQVEDLAVLADLPNTKLVIVGDGPQRAALKAQLPGAVFTGFLGGDALAEAVASFDLFVHPGEFETFCQTIQEAMSSGVPVVATGRGGPLDLVENSRTGWLYEPGNLAQLRAYVQDLMGDDAKRRAFAAAAHASVQGRTWPVLSAELVRHYNDVIDSFSRETGPTELTSSKGPTS
- a CDS encoding UDP-glucose dehydrogenase family protein produces the protein MKISVIGCGYLGAVHAATLASMGHTVVGIDVDASKVEQLNKALAPFHEPGLDELLRDGRTTGRLEFTTNFALAADAEVHFLCVGTPQSKTSDTADLSYLMGATKSLLPHLARGAAVVGKSTVPVGTVEKLRDVLARRPDVLLGWNPEFLRQGTAVKDSLVPDRLVYGVPGGKGAAAGAPVTAVLDAVYEPLISAGIPRLVCNFATAELIKSASNAFLATKVSFINAMAELCDASGADVSELSEAMGLDPRIGNRYLHAGLGFGGGCLPKDIRSFRAQARGLSVPSVDEWMALVDTVNLDQRSRAVEIARDMCRGHLSGRMVTILGAAFKPDTDDIRDSPALDVAQQLAEAGAHVTVTDPKAINNAWIRYPQIRFEASTKRALEGAELVLLLTEWDEYVSLSPVSAGSLVRRRMVLDARNVLDAEAWRSAGWTVRGLGTGAASAEHADGAGKRKAPGQHAVTT